The DNA sequence GGTGGAGGGCACGTACGGGGTGATCGTGATGGACGCCGACCGACCCGGTGAGCTGGTCGCCGCCCGACGGGGCAGCCCGGTCGTGCTGGGCGTCGGCGAGCAGGAGATGCTGGTCGCCTCCGACGTCACGGCGCTGGTCCGCTTCACCCAGCAGGTGATCTACCTGGACGACGACGAGATCGCCACGGTGACCGCCGACGGCTACCGCACGTCCACCATGGACGCCCGCGCCACCAGCACCACCCGCTCCCCCACGGCGATCGACGTGGCGAGCGCCGAGTACGAGCTGGGTGAGCACCCGGACTTCATGTACAAGGAGATGCGCGAGCAGCCCGACGCGGTGGACCGCTGCCTGCGCGGGCGGCTGGACCACCGGTTCTCCTCGGCCCGGCTGGACGGCGTCGGCCTGTCCCCGCAGGACTACCAGCGCATCCGCCGGGTCAAGCTGCTCGGCTGCGGTTCGGCGTACTACGCGGGCCAGCTCGGCGCGCAGCTGATCGAGGAGCTGGCCCGGATCCCGGCCGACGCGGAGCCCGCGTCCGAGTTCCGCTACCGCAACCCCGTGGTCGACCCGGACACGCTCTACGTCGCGATCAGCCAGTCGGGTGAAACGCTGGACACGCTCGCGGCCGTGCAGGAGCTCAAGCGCAAGGGCGGGCACGTCATCGGCGTGGTCAACGCGGTCGGCAGCACGATCGCCCGCGAGTGCGGCCACGGCATCTTCCTGCACGCCGGCCCGGAGGTGTCGGTGGCGGCGACGAAGTCGTTCACCACCATGGCGGTGGCGCTGGCGATGCTGGCCCTGGACCTGGGCCGGGTGCGCGACCTGTCCATCACCGAGGGGCGACGCCTGGTCACCGGCCTGTCGGAACTGCCGCACCACATCGCGCGGATCCTCGCGGCGGAGGACGACATCGCGGCGGTCGCCCGCAAGTACGCCGGGGCGGAGCACATGTTCTTCGTCGGCCGGGTGCGCGGGTGGCCCGCCGCGCGCGAAGGCGCGCAGAAGCTGAAGGAGATCTCCTACGTGCACGCGGAGGCCTACCAGGCGTCCGAGCTGAAGCACGGGCCGTTGGCGCTGATCAACCCGGAGATGCCGACGGTGGTGCTGGTGCCGGACGACGAGCTGCTGGCGAAGAACACCGCCACGATCGAGGAGATCAAGGCGCGCGGCGGGCCGGTCATCGCGGTGACCGACGCCGAGCTGCCG is a window from the Saccharothrix saharensis genome containing:
- the glmS gene encoding glutamine--fructose-6-phosphate transaminase (isomerizing), producing the protein MCGIVGYVGPRDAVPVLLEGLHRLEYRGYDSAGVAVADGGGLRVVKTAGRVGDLRRAVPDDVEGRTGIAHTRWATHGEPTDRNAHPHVDAAARVAIVHNGVFENSDRLRARLRADGVALASDTDSEVLAHLVARSAAATLEDAVREALAQVEGTYGVIVMDADRPGELVAARRGSPVVLGVGEQEMLVASDVTALVRFTQQVIYLDDDEIATVTADGYRTSTMDARATSTTRSPTAIDVASAEYELGEHPDFMYKEMREQPDAVDRCLRGRLDHRFSSARLDGVGLSPQDYQRIRRVKLLGCGSAYYAGQLGAQLIEELARIPADAEPASEFRYRNPVVDPDTLYVAISQSGETLDTLAAVQELKRKGGHVIGVVNAVGSTIARECGHGIFLHAGPEVSVAATKSFTTMAVALAMLALDLGRVRDLSITEGRRLVTGLSELPHHIARILAAEDDIAAVARKYAGAEHMFFVGRVRGWPAAREGAQKLKEISYVHAEAYQASELKHGPLALINPEMPTVVLVPDDELLAKNTATIEEIKARGGPVIAVTDAELPPGLATDVIRVPKAHDALAPITLSVPLQLFAYHLAHALGRDVDRPRNLAKSVTVE